One genomic segment of Epinephelus fuscoguttatus linkage group LG19, E.fuscoguttatus.final_Chr_v1 includes these proteins:
- the s1pr2 gene encoding sphingosine 1-phosphate receptor 2 has product MNLCRKAAVLCHPVTMKSKYSQYYNQSLIHSYYAYAKNMTTQELAKRIENKKQLTTLNIVIVVLCTIIILENLLVLIAVCRNKKFHSAMFFFIGNLAFSDLLAGSAYIANIFLSGSRTFDLKPVQWFIREGTAFIALAASVFSLLAIAIERYIAITKVKVYGSTKTCRMFLLIGACWVTSILLGGLPIIGWNCINDLPECSAVLPLYSKKYILFVVTIFSLILLSIVILYVRIYLIVRSSHQEATNSPAYALLKTVTIVLGVFIMCWLPAFTILLLDSSCRIQFCPILSKADIFFGFATLNSALNPVIYTLRSKDMRKEFLRVLCCWGVLQSGRPSDRCLVPLKSSSSLEHCTHKHEHQTTPIMQDCTTCV; this is encoded by the coding sequence ATGAATCTTTGCCGTAAAGCCGCTGTGCTCTGCCACCCTGTCACCATGAAGAGCAAGTATTCCCAGTACTACAATCAGAGCCTGATCCACTCCTACTATGCGTACGCGAAGAATATGACCACCCAGGAGCTTGCTAAACGAATCGAGAACAAAAAGCAGCTCACGACCCTCAACATTGTCATCGTGGTCCTCTGCACCATCATCATCCTGGAGAACCTGCTGGTTCTCATCGCCGTCTGCCGCAACAAGAAGTTCCACTCTGCCATGTTCTTCTTCATCGGCAACCTGGCATTCTCTGACCTGCTGGCGGGCTCGGCCTACATAGCCAACATTTTCCTATCAGGATCAAGGACCTTTGACCTGAAGCCTGTGCAGTGGTTCATCCGGGAGGGTACAGCATTTATCGCTCTGGCAGCTTCAGTCTTCAGCTTGTTGGCGATAGCTATAGAGCGCTACATTGCTATCACCAAGGTCAAGGTGTACGGCTCCACGAAAACGTGCCGCATGTTCCTCCTGATTGGAGCTTGTTGGGTCACCTCCATCCTGCTCGGAGGACTTCCAATCATCGGCTGGAACTGCATCAACGACCTCCCTGAGTGCTCAGCTGTATTGCCGCTCTACTCTAAAAAATACATCCTCTTTGTTGTGACCATTTTCAGCCTCATACTACTCTCTATTGTCATCCTCTACGTGAGGATCTATTTGATTGTACGCTCCAGCCATCAGGAAGCGACCAACTCACCAGCCTATGCCCTTTTGAAAACTGTCACCATAGTGCTGGGTGTCTTCATCATGTGCTGGCTGCCCGCTTTTACCATCCTCCTCCTAGATTCATCCTGCAGGATACAATTCTGCCCTATCCTCTCCAAAGCAGACATCTTTTTTGGCTTTGCCACTCTGAACTCAGCACTTAACCCAGTGATCTACACACTGCGCAGCAAGGACATGAGAAAGGAGTTCCTGCGTGTGTTGTGCTGCTGGGGGGTGCTGCAAAGCGGGCGGCCATCTGACCGTTGCCTGGTCCCTCTAAAGAGCTCCAGCTCTCTGGAACACTGCACCCACAAACATGAACACCAGACCACGCCAATCATGCAAGATTGTACCACCTGTGTTTGA